agttttttatttttaataaatttgcaaaaatttcaaaaaaacttttttcacattgtcattatggggtgttgtgtgtagaattttgaggaaaaaaattaatttaatccattttggaataagggtgtaacataacaaaatgtggaaaaagtgaagcgccgtgaatactttccggatgcactgtatacatACATAGTAGGGCTGCTCGACATGATTACTCATTGACTTTGGAAGCAATGCGTTGATTGAAGGGTTGTTTTAATGGTATATGAGTTGTGGAGTTAGGCTCACACACCTGCCTTCAGTAAGAGGTTTCTGAGAAGTTAGGTGCTGCAGTGCGCTAAGTATAGCACCAAAAACTACCACTAGGTGCTGCCAAACTATTAACATTGAAATCAATATGAAGTTATAAGAACTTGCTAGAAATGGCTCAACCACTTTATCTCAACTATGTTGTTTTCAGAGTCATTGGGAGCCAAAATcctaattgaaaataaaatttcATTAATCCCCCAGCCCTAATATTAAGTATACACATTAACACTCACCTGAGGATATGAGCAGTGATCAGAGTCACTTCCTGCCAACACAGCAGAAGcttcttcctccagctcttcatcttcctccaaAACATCAACCAGAGACACCGTCTGCTCCTCCGACATCCTCAAGAACTACAAAACACATTCAAGTTAATACAgctactgtctgtctgtctctactgcctgtctgtctatctgtatACTGTTTAACACTgctactgtatgtctgtctctaCTGTCTGTCACTACTGTTtctacagtctgtctgtctctactgtTTAATACGGCTactgtctgtccgtctctactgtttcttctgtctctcatgtctgtctctatTGTCtctactgtctgtctgtctgtactgtcTCTCCAGTCGGTGGTTATTTGACTGAAGGACACATGATGAGATCACACACAGCGCCACGTTCAGCCTCTCAGCGAACCGTCTGTGAACAGCTCATAATCGGACAGGTTCGATCAGCCCATTGATCAATCTGATAAGCTGCCGATTGCTCCAGTTTACATTAGTTAGCATCAGTTAGCTTCATCAGTAGACGTGAACGTGAATCAGCTGCTAATGCGGACAGTGTTAGCTGCGTGAATAAAACACGAACATACCGAATCAAACAAGGACCCAACCAGAACTTTAACTGGACTGTTTAAACCGTCTGATCCGACCGTAAACCAGCCAATAACTATCTATTATTAGCTCCGTCTGGTGTTGAGCTGATCGGATCTTTGTTATCAAACCACTAGCTGCTGGTAGCTCCAATGACAACGTCCGGTTTATTTCCGCAGATCGTACTTGGCGGTATtctggggtcagaggtcaccaagtttaaaaacagaaataaaacgaATAAAATTAAATGCAATAAGTCAGACGGGGGAAAATGACTTCTAACGCGACGGAAAAAGAACCGTTGATAGCGTAATGATGAAAGTAAACTTTAATGACGTGTTGGCGTAAccggggggggggtctgtggtgcattcatgtgtccCCCAGAAATTACACATAGCACACGCCAAAGTCTTACAGAACACAGATCagtcatcagtgttgttttatttcatgtttgtaaaacaatactactactactactactactgctactataataataatgataatgacgatgatgaagaagaaaacatttcttcaaTACTTCATTTCTGAATGAGTTAATCCCTTGGAAATCTCCTATTTTCGGAGGGCGCCTGAAGACAGCAGACGGTGAGGGATGACGCCATCAGGAAATTGTGGTAAAGATGGCGGCCCTGACTATGCTAGCAGAGTTGAAATtcagagatggacagaaagagaaaatcagCGTCAAAGTAGAAAATAATCTGAATTCTCTGATCAACGGCATTCGCGAGCTGAACTCGAACGTTTCGCGACTCCTTAGCGAGCTGGTGGAGCGGGAAAAAACCCACGGAGACTGCGCAGGTGAGCTCTCTGCTGCTAACATTACCTGTCAGTTCTGTGAGACCACAATAGTTTTTCTGATTCACCTGTGTTTTACCTCCtgcaggtgaggaagaggaggaggacggtgATGAAGAAGACGACAAGGCAGAGGATCCTCAAAACTCTGAACTACAACCACCAGCTAAAAGATCCAAAACCCGAAATACCTGAGGACAGTATGAGACAGGATGACGTTACTACCCGTTTGAGCAGAAGATGATGTCACGTGACCAGTCACATGATCCACTAGAAACTAACAGTAGCTGCAGGTGTGCCTGATTCACTGTTTACACTCAAGGTAAAgaccaaaaataaaatctgcttttcaaaatgtgtgtaaCCACACTGCCTTTTCTTCTACTCTGTCAATCAGTTGTCAGTCATCCAGAGTCATTGATCCAGAACCATACACTGTACAACAGAAGTGGACTTAACCACTGTGACATCCCCCATTGGTTTGTAGACTACCGTTTTGAGgccttgagtttggcatttaggccgtcgccatcttgattttttggaaccagaagtgaccatatttcaactagagggtggagctgggggtCTGAGAACCCGAGGCCACTATGCACGCCTACCTacacctgcaacctgactgcacctggctacGCCGAgcaaagtagctgctaacagtTAGCTTGTTAATGTTCTTACTGGAAAACATGAACTGCCGACTCCttgagtgtcttttagtacaacgGAATGCCTCTATCCTAAACAACAGGTCAGgaccctaaagcataccctgctttattgtctgtttaactctaaatgggaccataatttagTAATtatcattaggaaaatgtttactgaggtcataaataaataaagtgagaagtagggtaaTTTTCTCATATACTATACTATCAGACTTCTTATTGCCACCAGTGGAGTCACCCCTGGCTGGTCATTAGAAAGAATccaggtttaaggcactt
The DNA window shown above is from Enoplosus armatus isolate fEnoArm2 chromosome 19, fEnoArm2.hap1, whole genome shotgun sequence and carries:
- the LOC139302134 gene encoding EKC/KEOPS complex subunit GON7, translating into MAALTMLAELKFRDGQKEKISVKVENNLNSLINGIRELNSNVSRLLSELVEREKTHGDCAGEEEEEDGDEEDDKAEDPQNSELQPPAKRSKTRNT